From Marivirga harenae, one genomic window encodes:
- the trhA gene encoding PAQR family membrane homeostasis protein TrhA translates to MKTIKALGFEEPIGSWTHLLGALAVVVLLIWLFRKGGAGRRYPLPIFIYGLSCIFLLSMSGVYHILPRATSARYVLRILDHAGIFILISGTITSVHLLLFSGFMRWGIIGIASIIATIGIILSAIYMSIVPDIVTHIIYLVFGWLGVVSIIGLLKLRKDIVIKYLIYGGIAYSIGAVIDLLGFPVLVAGVLGAHEVFHFAVLLGAAFHWVFLLKAIQTVEATSINK, encoded by the coding sequence GTGAAAACAATTAAAGCACTTGGTTTTGAAGAACCTATCGGATCGTGGACTCATCTCTTGGGTGCTCTTGCTGTTGTCGTGCTCTTAATCTGGCTTTTTAGAAAAGGTGGGGCGGGCAGAAGATACCCTTTACCCATTTTCATTTATGGGCTTTCTTGTATTTTTCTTTTATCAATGAGTGGTGTTTACCATATATTGCCAAGAGCAACTAGCGCTCGCTATGTTTTGAGAATTCTTGACCATGCCGGAATTTTTATTTTAATTTCGGGTACCATCACCTCTGTTCATTTGCTTTTGTTCTCAGGATTTATGAGGTGGGGGATTATCGGCATTGCTTCCATAATTGCCACTATTGGAATTATTTTAAGTGCTATTTATATGAGTATAGTACCAGATATTGTCACGCACATCATTTATTTGGTATTTGGTTGGCTGGGAGTGGTTTCCATTATTGGTCTATTGAAATTAAGAAAGGACATTGTCATTAAGTATTTAATTTATGGAGGGATAGCGTATTCCATTGGTGCCGTTATTGACCTGCTCGGATTTCCAGTGCTTGTAGCTGGTGTTTTGGGGGCACATGAGGTGTTCCATTTTGCCGTATTACTTGGTGCTGCCTTTCACTGGGTCTTCCTGTTAAAAGCAATCCAGACAGTTGAAGCGACTTCTATTAACAAATGA
- a CDS encoding DsrE/DsrF/DrsH-like family protein, which produces MEEIKEMTTEKVVAKEKKEVKKIMVICARGTLEDVYAALIMANGALAEGKEAKMFFTFFGLDAITKKKADHLHTATVGNPAFMRGMPTMIGGLPGFEALASSMMKKEMDKLDIPPVSEFFEMIEAGGGEIFACKLAADMFHLKKEDMIPEVKDIITVGQMYELAEGEGTHMVFI; this is translated from the coding sequence ATGGAAGAAATTAAAGAAATGACCACAGAAAAAGTGGTTGCAAAAGAGAAAAAAGAAGTAAAGAAGATAATGGTCATCTGTGCTAGAGGCACATTAGAGGATGTTTATGCAGCACTTATCATGGCGAATGGTGCCTTAGCAGAAGGAAAAGAAGCTAAAATGTTTTTTACTTTCTTTGGACTAGATGCCATTACCAAGAAGAAAGCGGATCACCTCCACACAGCAACAGTAGGTAACCCCGCTTTTATGAGAGGAATGCCTACTATGATAGGAGGATTACCCGGCTTTGAGGCTTTGGCTTCTAGCATGATGAAGAAGGAAATGGATAAGTTGGATATTCCCCCAGTAAGCGAATTTTTCGAAATGATTGAAGCAGGTGGTGGAGAAATATTTGCCTGTAAGTTAGCGGCTGATATGTTTCATCTTAAGAAGGAGGACATGATTCCGGAAGTGAAAGACATCATTACTGTAGGGCAAATGTACGAACTAGCTGAAGGAGAAGGTACGCATATGGTATTTATTTGA
- a CDS encoding glycoside hydrolase family 30 protein — protein sequence MHLLISFILISALSIGNQDVTQRHLSDSSKEIKAKVYTTAKNTDLRLTETQTLEFSMGEQPLETELSIFVNPDKSFQTFIGIGGAITDASAEVFAKLSEDKQEELLDAYYSTEGINYSLLRTTIHSCDFSEESYTYVEEGDGDLKTFSVAPDEEFRIPMIKRAISKAGGELLTYVSPWSPPAFMKTNGNMLKGGKLKPEFYDSWALYYAKFIKEYEKRDIPIWGLTIQNEPMATQRWESCIYTAEEERDFLKNHLGPTLENEGLGDKKIIVWDHNRDLIVNRSNTILGDPEAAKYVWGMGFHWYETWTGSEPLFDNLKSVKESFPDKQLIFTEGCNEAFDAEKYQFWPNAERYGNSMINDFNSGTAAWTDWNILLDENGGPNHVGNFCFAPIHADLQTGELIKTPSYYYIGHFSKFIQPGAKRISTTASRSMLEATTFQNENGQMATVVMNSTDEEINYQLYVGKQKSKLTIQAHAMQTIVY from the coding sequence ATGCATTTACTAATTTCATTTATTTTGATTTCCGCATTATCGATTGGAAATCAAGATGTAACTCAGCGCCATTTATCAGATTCATCAAAAGAGATTAAGGCGAAAGTTTATACAACAGCTAAAAATACAGATTTGCGACTAACGGAAACTCAAACGCTTGAATTCTCAATGGGTGAGCAACCTTTAGAAACAGAATTATCCATTTTTGTAAATCCTGATAAATCTTTCCAAACATTTATTGGAATAGGAGGCGCAATCACAGATGCTTCAGCAGAGGTATTTGCTAAATTATCAGAAGACAAACAGGAAGAGTTATTGGATGCCTATTATTCCACTGAAGGAATCAATTACTCTTTGTTAAGGACAACCATTCATAGCTGTGATTTCAGCGAAGAATCCTACACTTATGTGGAAGAAGGAGATGGAGATTTGAAGACATTTTCAGTAGCACCTGATGAAGAATTTCGCATTCCCATGATCAAAAGGGCGATTTCTAAAGCAGGAGGAGAGTTACTGACCTATGTTAGTCCCTGGAGTCCGCCAGCTTTCATGAAAACAAATGGCAACATGCTAAAAGGAGGGAAGTTGAAGCCGGAATTTTATGATTCATGGGCTTTATATTATGCCAAATTTATTAAAGAATACGAGAAAAGGGACATTCCTATCTGGGGTCTTACAATTCAAAATGAACCGATGGCTACCCAAAGATGGGAATCTTGCATTTACACAGCAGAAGAAGAACGAGATTTTTTAAAGAATCACTTGGGACCGACATTGGAAAATGAAGGATTAGGAGATAAAAAAATCATTGTTTGGGACCATAATAGGGATCTGATCGTCAACAGGTCTAATACGATTTTAGGAGATCCAGAAGCCGCAAAATATGTTTGGGGAATGGGCTTTCACTGGTATGAGACCTGGACGGGAAGTGAGCCTCTATTCGATAATTTGAAAAGTGTAAAAGAGTCTTTTCCTGATAAGCAATTAATCTTTACAGAAGGTTGCAACGAAGCCTTTGACGCTGAAAAGTATCAGTTTTGGCCTAATGCCGAACGCTACGGAAACTCCATGATCAATGACTTTAACAGTGGTACTGCCGCGTGGACGGATTGGAACATTTTGCTTGATGAAAATGGAGGGCCGAATCATGTCGGGAATTTCTGTTTTGCACCAATACATGCTGATCTTCAAACTGGTGAATTGATCAAAACTCCTTCGTACTACTATATTGGTCATTTCTCAAAATTTATTCAACCTGGTGCGAAAAGAATTAGTACCACCGCTAGTAGGAGTATGCTCGAAGCTACCACCTTTCAAAATGAAAATGGACAAATGGCCACAGTCGTTATGAATAGCACTGATGAAGAGATTAACTATCAGCTATATGTTGGAAAGCAAAAAAGCAAGCTAACTATCCAGGCGCATGCAATGCAAACGATAGTTTATTAA
- the sqr gene encoding type III sulfide quinone reductase, selenoprotein subtype: protein MKKLLILGAGTAGTMMLNKLDKRIDKKEWEITIIDKDDTHYYQPGFLFIPFGIYKPSDVVKSRKEFFPRGTNFIMDEVEKIEANKNEVLLKSGNKLDYDVLVVATGTTPVPSETEGLEGELWYKDIFDFYTFEGTTLLAKKLRDWKGGKLVINLAETLIKCPVAPLEFAFLADAYFTEKGMRDKVDIQYVTPLSGAFTKPIATKMLSQLMEEKNIHVVPDFYLEHVDNENKKIVSYDGQEVEFDLLVSVPTNMGSDMVENSNMSDEDDLNFIPTNKQTLQHKEHENIFVIGDATNLPTSKAGSVAHFEGEILIENIMSFIKGEPLEAKFDGHANCFIETGFGKAALIDFNYTTEPLPGQFPLPILGPMGLLKETRINHMGKLAFKWIYWHMLLTGKSLPVSTNMSMTGKKAPKPEMEKPPVENKKEKVEKEEVIL, encoded by the coding sequence ATGAAAAAGCTATTAATATTAGGAGCAGGCACAGCGGGCACGATGATGCTCAATAAGCTTGATAAAAGAATAGATAAAAAGGAATGGGAAATTACCATTATCGACAAAGATGATACTCATTATTATCAGCCAGGATTCTTGTTCATTCCTTTCGGTATCTACAAACCATCTGATGTAGTGAAAAGCAGAAAAGAGTTTTTTCCAAGAGGGACTAACTTTATTATGGATGAGGTAGAAAAGATAGAAGCCAATAAAAATGAAGTCTTACTTAAAAGTGGGAACAAATTAGATTACGATGTGCTAGTTGTAGCAACAGGTACAACTCCAGTTCCTAGTGAAACAGAAGGTCTAGAAGGCGAGCTTTGGTACAAAGATATATTTGATTTTTACACTTTTGAAGGCACCACACTATTGGCGAAAAAGCTGCGCGATTGGAAAGGTGGTAAATTAGTTATCAATCTAGCCGAGACTCTTATTAAATGCCCGGTAGCTCCTCTAGAATTTGCCTTCCTTGCAGATGCATACTTCACCGAGAAGGGAATGCGAGACAAAGTGGATATTCAATATGTAACGCCACTTTCTGGCGCATTCACAAAACCAATAGCTACTAAAATGTTGAGTCAGCTTATGGAAGAGAAGAATATTCATGTGGTGCCTGATTTCTATCTAGAGCATGTTGACAATGAGAATAAGAAGATCGTTTCTTACGATGGACAAGAAGTAGAATTTGACTTATTGGTTAGTGTCCCAACAAATATGGGTTCTGATATGGTAGAAAACAGCAATATGAGCGATGAAGATGATTTGAACTTTATCCCCACTAACAAGCAAACTCTACAACACAAAGAGCATGAAAACATCTTTGTGATTGGAGATGCAACCAACTTGCCAACCTCTAAGGCTGGCTCTGTTGCACACTTCGAAGGGGAGATTCTGATAGAGAATATCATGAGTTTCATTAAAGGTGAGCCATTGGAAGCCAAGTTTGACGGGCATGCGAATTGTTTTATTGAAACCGGCTTTGGCAAAGCAGCATTAATTGATTTCAATTATACTACTGAGCCTTTACCAGGACAATTCCCACTACCGATTTTAGGTCCTATGGGTTTATTAAAAGAAACCAGAATCAACCATATGGGTAAGCTAGCATTTAAGTGGATATACTGGCATATGCTGTTAACAGGCAAGAGTTTACCAGTAAGCACTAATATGAGTATGACGGGTAAGAAAGCACCTAAGCCAGAAATGGAAAAGCCTCCGGTAGAAAACAAAAAAGAAAAAGTTGAAAAAGAAGAAGTTATATTATAA
- a CDS encoding TusE/DsrC/DsvC family sulfur relay protein, producing the protein MDTITINNEAIKVNEEGYFTDPSQWNEDIAKEMAKQENIELTDRHFEVLNFLRTKYAEEVPLSIRKVGKSGIVDIKEFYKLFPGGPLKISSKIAGIPKPVSCV; encoded by the coding sequence ATGGACACAATAACAATTAACAACGAAGCAATTAAAGTAAATGAAGAAGGCTATTTCACTGATCCTTCCCAGTGGAATGAGGATATAGCAAAAGAAATGGCCAAGCAGGAAAATATAGAGCTAACAGACAGACATTTTGAAGTTCTTAATTTCTTGAGAACTAAGTATGCGGAGGAAGTTCCACTTTCTATCCGTAAAGTCGGGAAATCCGGCATCGTGGACATCAAGGAATTCTATAAACTTTTCCCAGGTGGACCATTAAAAATATCTAGTAAGATAGCGGGAATACCGAAGCCTGTAAGTTGTGTTTAA
- a CDS encoding phosphomannose isomerase type II C-terminal cupin domain codes for MLVDFEKSKLEKYTEKRPWGNFEQFTHNENSTVKLINVDAHAELSLQYHKNRSEFWKVIEGSPVILIGDKKVTASKGDEFFIPALTHHQIITHEKPACILEIAFGEFDENDIIRIKDKYNRVKK; via the coding sequence ATGCTAGTAGATTTTGAAAAATCCAAACTGGAGAAGTACACTGAAAAGCGTCCTTGGGGTAATTTTGAGCAATTTACTCATAATGAAAATAGTACTGTTAAATTAATTAATGTTGATGCTCATGCTGAACTTAGTTTACAGTACCATAAAAATAGAAGCGAATTCTGGAAAGTTATAGAAGGCTCTCCAGTTATTTTGATAGGAGATAAAAAAGTGACAGCCAGCAAAGGCGATGAGTTTTTTATACCCGCATTAACCCATCATCAGATTATAACCCACGAAAAACCAGCATGCATTTTAGAAATTGCATTTGGTGAATTTGATGAAAATGACATCATCAGAATTAAGGATAAATATAATAGAGTTAAAAAATAA
- a CDS encoding CBS domain-containing protein yields MGEQNVNLDLNNALRTSFIEHLLTDIKSLEKMLDQGLIEDDITRIGAEQEFCLVNKNWRPSQKAVEILEAINDPHFTTELARYNLEINLDPIKLEGKCFSEYEKSLDLLLKKAAVSAEEKENRVILAGILPTISKNELGMDFMTPSPRYYALNDTIKAHRGKDIDLRIRGIDQLSIIHDSVLFEACNTSFQMHLQIAPDDFISSYNWAQAISGPLLSICCNSPLLLGRELWSETRIALFQQSIDTRSSSFALKDQRARVTFGNAWVSGSIAEIFKDDIARYKLLIAREIEQNSSEELAKGNTPKLQALNLHNGTIYHWNRCCYGVGNGKAHVRIENRYIPAGPTVKDEIANFAFWIGMMMGRPKEFDDMAAVMEFRDAKSNFIKAARTGKESVLRWKGEQYSARDLITKELLPIAYKGLERAKIAKEDIEYYLGIIEERVAKETASRWCIRNYRKLKEKHKKDDALLMLTKAMHANQKIGHVSHEWPEVDPCLEAHEAAYMAAHIMSTELFTVTENDLADLATSVMLWKNIHHLPVENKKGELCGLLTWSHLEKYRKDVGNTEGLPVSEIMTKNIITVRPETTIDSTLKIMKKNSIGCVPVTHDQHMVGIITIDDILPYDNEKSVQ; encoded by the coding sequence ATGGGTGAACAAAACGTAAACTTAGATTTAAATAATGCTCTTCGAACTTCATTTATAGAACACTTGCTCACCGACATCAAGTCGCTTGAGAAAATGCTTGATCAAGGCCTAATTGAAGACGATATTACTAGGATAGGAGCAGAGCAAGAGTTTTGCCTTGTTAATAAAAACTGGCGGCCTTCCCAAAAGGCAGTAGAAATTCTGGAAGCTATCAATGATCCTCATTTTACCACGGAGTTGGCACGTTACAACCTTGAAATAAATCTTGATCCAATCAAATTAGAGGGCAAATGCTTTAGCGAGTATGAAAAAAGCCTCGATCTCTTACTAAAAAAAGCAGCAGTTTCAGCAGAAGAGAAAGAAAATCGAGTGATTTTGGCTGGTATATTACCTACTATTTCAAAGAATGAGTTAGGAATGGATTTCATGACTCCTAGCCCCCGGTATTACGCTCTTAATGATACCATAAAGGCACATCGTGGTAAAGATATTGATCTACGAATCAGAGGGATTGACCAATTATCGATCATACACGATTCTGTGCTATTTGAAGCATGTAACACTAGCTTTCAAATGCACTTACAAATTGCACCTGACGACTTTATATCCAGTTACAACTGGGCACAAGCAATTTCAGGACCTTTGTTAAGCATATGCTGTAATTCACCTTTGCTTCTAGGTCGTGAATTGTGGAGTGAAACCCGTATTGCGCTTTTTCAGCAAAGTATTGACACCAGAAGCTCATCTTTTGCCCTCAAAGATCAAAGAGCAAGAGTTACTTTTGGAAATGCATGGGTATCAGGATCTATTGCAGAAATATTTAAGGATGACATTGCTCGATATAAACTATTAATCGCCAGAGAAATTGAGCAAAACTCTTCGGAGGAATTAGCCAAAGGGAACACTCCTAAGCTCCAGGCGCTCAATTTACATAATGGTACCATTTATCACTGGAATAGGTGTTGCTATGGAGTAGGAAACGGCAAAGCGCATGTCAGAATAGAAAATAGATATATACCAGCCGGTCCAACAGTAAAAGATGAAATAGCAAATTTTGCCTTTTGGATCGGTATGATGATGGGGAGACCGAAAGAATTTGATGATATGGCGGCTGTGATGGAATTCAGAGATGCGAAATCAAACTTTATTAAGGCCGCACGTACTGGTAAAGAATCTGTATTGCGATGGAAAGGAGAGCAATATTCTGCTAGAGACCTCATCACCAAAGAGCTTTTACCAATAGCTTATAAGGGGTTAGAACGTGCAAAAATAGCGAAGGAGGATATTGAGTATTATTTGGGAATTATTGAGGAGCGAGTGGCCAAAGAAACTGCTTCTCGATGGTGTATCCGTAATTATCGAAAGTTAAAGGAGAAACATAAGAAAGATGACGCACTACTCATGCTGACGAAAGCAATGCATGCCAACCAGAAGATAGGTCATGTATCTCATGAATGGCCAGAGGTGGACCCTTGTTTGGAAGCACATGAGGCTGCTTATATGGCTGCACATATTATGAGTACAGAGCTTTTTACAGTTACCGAAAATGATCTTGCCGATTTGGCCACAAGTGTCATGCTGTGGAAAAACATTCATCATCTTCCTGTGGAAAATAAAAAAGGAGAACTATGTGGCTTACTTACTTGGTCACATCTCGAAAAATATAGAAAAGACGTAGGCAATACCGAAGGTTTGCCCGTTTCGGAAATTATGACTAAGAATATCATTACCGTCAGACCAGAAACTACGATAGATAGCACACTGAAGATCATGAAGAAAAATAGCATTGGTTGTGTTCCCGTTACCCATGACCAGCACATGGTCGGAATTATTACTATTGATGATATACTACCCTATGATAATGAGAAAAGTGTACAGTAA
- a CDS encoding glycoside hydrolase family 30 protein has product MFKFKTIFLFLFSIPLLTQCKEQADETFEPPKVDEPTVEIPEVEQWLTTANQSNLLSKQSESIMAYEADLATEITVDSGTEYQSIDGYGFAVTGGSAQHLSIMSDAARRDLLNELFGLGKDQVGMSFIRISLGASDLNQAPYTYNDLGTGQTDLNLEQFSLQKDEEQLIPLLKEIVEINPEMKIMASPWSAPAWMKENKSLKGGSLAAQYHDVYAAYLLRYIEEMQEHGISVEYLTVQNEPLHDGNNPSMYMEADQQTDFVKNSLGPLFAENNMSTKLIIYDHNPDRIDYPLTVLNDADAKQYVDGSAFHLYGGDVDQLSVVRNAHQDKNIYFTEQWFGAPGNFSEDLKWHIREVVIGSQRNWSKNVIEWNLSSNSSLTPHTDGGCSQCLGGITIDGDQVTRNAGYYVIAHVSKFVRPGAVRIASNYHHDLPNIAFLTPENKVVLLVLNNTDSPQSFNVKNGEKSFSTRLDSGAVSTYIIDNN; this is encoded by the coding sequence ATGTTCAAGTTTAAAACAATATTCCTATTTTTATTTAGTATTCCTTTATTGACACAATGCAAGGAGCAAGCAGATGAAACATTTGAACCTCCTAAAGTTGATGAACCAACAGTTGAAATTCCGGAAGTAGAACAATGGCTTACTACAGCCAACCAATCAAATCTGCTTTCCAAGCAAAGTGAATCCATAATGGCCTATGAAGCTGATCTTGCTACTGAGATTACGGTCGATTCTGGAACTGAATACCAATCAATTGACGGTTATGGTTTTGCTGTCACTGGTGGAAGTGCTCAGCACCTTAGTATTATGAGCGATGCTGCTCGAAGGGACCTGTTGAACGAATTATTTGGATTAGGTAAAGACCAAGTCGGGATGAGTTTCATCAGGATAAGCCTTGGAGCTTCTGACCTCAATCAAGCTCCGTATACCTATAATGACTTGGGGACGGGACAAACTGATCTTAATCTTGAGCAATTCTCATTGCAAAAAGATGAGGAACAACTTATCCCGCTCTTGAAAGAGATAGTGGAGATTAACCCAGAGATGAAAATCATGGCTTCTCCATGGTCTGCACCAGCCTGGATGAAAGAAAATAAGTCTTTGAAAGGTGGTTCGCTTGCAGCACAATATCATGATGTTTATGCCGCTTATCTGCTACGCTATATTGAAGAGATGCAAGAGCATGGAATATCGGTAGAGTACTTAACAGTTCAAAACGAGCCTTTGCATGACGGTAATAATCCAAGTATGTATATGGAAGCAGATCAGCAAACTGATTTTGTGAAAAATAGTCTAGGTCCTTTGTTTGCAGAAAATAATATGAGCACAAAACTGATCATTTATGATCACAATCCGGATCGTATTGACTATCCGCTAACAGTATTAAATGATGCGGATGCTAAGCAGTATGTTGATGGATCAGCTTTTCATCTGTATGGAGGAGATGTTGACCAATTGTCAGTAGTGCGCAATGCTCATCAAGACAAAAATATATATTTTACTGAACAGTGGTTTGGCGCTCCGGGAAATTTTAGCGAGGACCTCAAATGGCATATCCGTGAAGTAGTGATAGGAAGTCAGAGAAACTGGAGTAAAAACGTTATAGAATGGAATCTATCGTCAAATTCATCTTTGACTCCGCATACTGATGGAGGCTGCTCGCAATGTCTGGGTGGAATTACAATCGATGGTGATCAAGTAACTAGAAATGCTGGCTACTATGTCATTGCACATGTTTCTAAATTTGTAAGACCTGGAGCAGTCAGAATCGCAAGCAATTACCACCATGATCTGCCTAATATCGCATTTTTAACTCCTGAAAATAAGGTGGTATTACTAGTACTTAACAATACTGATAGCCCCCAATCCTTTAATGTGAAAAATGGAGAAAAAAGCTTTTCCACCCGATTGGATTCTGGAGCAGTAAGTACTTACATTATTGATAATAACTAA
- a CDS encoding succinylglutamate desuccinylase/aspartoacylase domain-containing protein, which produces MIFIGGIHGNEPAGVLALDRMMSFLQSKNIPLNGNLYALAGSLWALENGERYHKHDLNRLWTKDRLLQIQEGEIAIEDQDTIEQIELYECIKNIIAQDEGPFYFIDLHTTSCETSPFIVMNDSLLNRRFTSLYPLPSILGIEEYLEGPVLSYINELGYVAFGFEAGQHDDEASIDFHYAFCMLSLQFTGLIEKKAIDINDYYDKLLSSSVVKRDFFEILYRYEINPGEDFKMLPGFVNFEAIKKGQKLAISDNQSVLAETRSRIFMPLYQAKGSEGFFAIKKVSLFALKLSAVLRNIGLDRLLGYLPGVSYEKQSTLRVNRKIARFFTKDFFHLLGYRSKVLDQDHYLMSNREAASRTDEYELETWFK; this is translated from the coding sequence GTGATTTTTATAGGAGGGATACACGGCAATGAGCCTGCTGGAGTCCTAGCCTTAGATCGCATGATGTCGTTTTTACAAAGCAAGAACATTCCTCTAAATGGAAATCTTTATGCTCTCGCGGGAAGTCTATGGGCTCTAGAGAATGGGGAAAGATACCATAAGCATGATCTGAATCGATTATGGACGAAGGATAGATTGCTTCAAATACAAGAAGGAGAAATAGCGATTGAAGATCAAGACACTATCGAACAGATCGAATTATATGAATGTATTAAGAACATTATAGCTCAGGATGAGGGCCCATTTTATTTTATTGATCTTCATACCACTTCCTGCGAAACCAGTCCGTTCATCGTAATGAACGATAGCTTGTTGAATAGACGATTCACTAGTCTATATCCATTGCCTTCTATACTGGGAATTGAAGAATACCTTGAAGGACCTGTACTTAGCTATATTAATGAATTAGGTTATGTGGCTTTTGGTTTTGAAGCAGGCCAACATGACGATGAAGCCTCAATTGACTTTCATTATGCTTTTTGCATGTTATCACTGCAGTTTACAGGCCTTATAGAAAAAAAGGCTATTGATATAAATGATTATTACGATAAGCTTTTAAGTAGTAGTGTAGTTAAGAGAGATTTCTTTGAGATTTTGTACAGATATGAAATCAATCCGGGTGAAGATTTTAAAATGTTGCCAGGATTTGTCAATTTCGAAGCAATCAAAAAGGGACAAAAACTAGCTATAAGCGATAATCAGTCAGTCTTAGCTGAAACCAGATCTAGAATATTTATGCCATTGTATCAGGCTAAGGGCTCCGAAGGCTTCTTTGCTATAAAAAAAGTGTCACTCTTTGCCCTTAAACTATCAGCAGTTTTACGAAATATAGGCCTGGATAGGCTATTGGGTTACCTACCGGGAGTATCCTATGAAAAGCAGTCCACATTAAGGGTAAATAGAAAAATTGCTCGATTTTTCACGAAAGACTTCTTTCATCTACTGGGCTATAGGAGTAAGGTGCTGGATCAAGATCATTACTTGATGAGTAATAGAGAAGCCGCTTCTCGCACAGATGAATATGAACTAGAAACTTGGTTCAAATAG